From a single Candidatus Defluviilinea gracilis genomic region:
- a CDS encoding very short patch repair endonuclease yields MNDTYLRDGRAPIPLKDITSKAMSANKAKNTTPEITLRKLLSHEGIRGYRLNWRKAPGSPDIAFPSKKIAVFINGCFWHRCPYCKPRLPKTHRNFWEQKFAKNKSRDKEKVATLRKDGWRVLTIWECQIKKHPNQSVAKVKKVLSVN; encoded by the coding sequence ATGAACGATACGTATCTTCGCGATGGAAGAGCTCCAATCCCTTTGAAAGACATCACTTCAAAGGCTATGAGCGCTAATAAAGCAAAAAATACAACACCTGAAATCACATTACGAAAGTTGCTTTCACATGAAGGTATAAGAGGCTATAGATTAAACTGGAGAAAAGCGCCAGGAAGCCCTGATATTGCTTTTCCAAGCAAAAAGATCGCCGTTTTTATAAACGGATGCTTTTGGCACAGATGTCCATATTGCAAACCACGCCTCCCTAAAACCCACAGAAATTTTTGGGAACAAAAATTTGCCAAAAACAAAAGTAGAGATAAAGAGAAGGTCGCAACGTTACGCAAAGATGGTTGGAGAGTATTGACTATCTGGGAATGTCAAATTAAAAAGCACCCTAATCAATCGGTTGCAAAGGTCAAGAAAGTATTGTCAGTAAATTGA
- a CDS encoding DUF433 domain-containing protein, translating into MEIRHYKFDRITLDPEVCFGKPCIRGMRMPVASVLGYLSSGMGIKDILKSWPELETDDIYQALAYASWAMEESVLPVPGSVAG; encoded by the coding sequence ATGGAAATTCGACATTACAAATTTGACCGTATTACCCTTGACCCTGAAGTCTGCTTTGGGAAGCCGTGCATTCGCGGGATGCGGATGCCTGTCGCTTCGGTGTTGGGCTATCTGAGTTCGGGGATGGGGATCAAAGATATTCTCAAATCGTGGCCCGAACTGGAAACCGATGATATTTATCAGGCATTGGCATATGCTTCGTGGGCAATGGAGGAGAGTGTATTGCCCGTGCCTGGGTCGGTGGCGGGATGA
- the dcm gene encoding DNA (cytosine-5-)-methyltransferase — MTDFTVIDFFCGAGGFSEGFRQQGFKIVAGIDSWKPAIDTFNFNFGLACEMQNILEFATSIKRIEELPDTDIILGSPPCVSFSSSNKSGKADKSLGLKLTKIFLRIVAVKKYKPKSRLKAWFMENVTNSKVHLPREYSFEQLGLSSWAIEHNYDPKSIAVSLENNRSVLNAANYGAPQSRVRVFSGEIIKAKKHIAPASTHQPPDQNESLPKHITLEFIRKKLPSPISPKSDNLITDPLYPNIKIKTSELTDQFYDTGLYKADWEGSKFLKTNHPYMGFMFFPEREDRPSRTVTATKIGNSREAIVLRSEGNRIGDGEYRTLTVREAATLMGFPITYQFIGSEGNKWKLVGNAVCPPISRAFAKEVRKEYKLGEFTEYFPVKPLDTVPNLNAFHRKVFDNPPKKKKGTRFRRHPFKDGNLTVTLSNYDIEEKTSDKLKWRTSVQYGTGEGFPVQKFSDGNFKKLEKIIIGFENGTEFIEMINNGFSNKIADAEKLQSMYENQKNQGKYLNPVELVDAVGEIINSFELESPNYEQKSNYPLIYKKIVPKKQLMALYAIKKICSVANGDKK, encoded by the coding sequence ATGACTGATTTCACTGTAATAGATTTCTTCTGTGGTGCTGGTGGTTTTTCAGAAGGATTTAGGCAACAAGGTTTCAAGATAGTTGCAGGCATCGATAGTTGGAAGCCTGCAATTGACACTTTTAATTTCAATTTTGGTTTAGCTTGTGAAATGCAAAATATATTAGAGTTTGCAACTTCCATCAAACGAATCGAAGAACTGCCTGATACTGACATAATCTTAGGAAGCCCGCCGTGTGTTAGTTTTTCTTCATCGAACAAATCAGGCAAAGCTGATAAATCCCTAGGACTCAAACTTACAAAAATTTTTTTACGGATTGTCGCAGTAAAAAAATACAAACCAAAGTCCAGATTAAAAGCTTGGTTCATGGAAAATGTAACTAATTCAAAAGTACATCTTCCTAGAGAATATTCGTTTGAACAGTTAGGACTAAGCAGTTGGGCTATAGAACATAACTATGACCCCAAATCAATCGCTGTTTCCCTTGAAAACAACCGTTCGGTGCTAAACGCAGCTAATTATGGAGCGCCTCAATCACGAGTTAGAGTATTTTCAGGTGAAATCATTAAAGCAAAGAAGCATATAGCTCCCGCTTCTACTCACCAACCACCTGACCAGAACGAATCTTTGCCAAAGCACATAACACTAGAATTCATCAGAAAAAAACTACCAAGTCCAATCTCGCCAAAATCTGATAATCTAATAACTGACCCTTTATACCCAAATATCAAGATCAAAACATCAGAGCTGACCGATCAATTTTACGATACTGGTTTGTACAAGGCTGATTGGGAAGGTTCAAAGTTTCTAAAAACAAATCATCCCTATATGGGCTTTATGTTCTTTCCCGAGCGAGAAGATCGCCCGAGCAGAACAGTTACGGCTACCAAGATTGGAAATTCTCGTGAAGCAATAGTTCTTCGTTCCGAAGGCAATAGGATTGGAGACGGCGAATACAGAACCCTCACAGTTAGGGAAGCCGCTACTTTGATGGGGTTTCCTATAACCTATCAATTCATCGGTTCTGAAGGAAACAAATGGAAATTAGTAGGAAATGCAGTTTGTCCGCCGATAAGTAGAGCTTTTGCCAAAGAAGTTCGAAAAGAATATAAACTAGGAGAGTTCACAGAATACTTTCCTGTAAAGCCATTAGATACTGTACCAAATCTGAATGCGTTTCACAGAAAAGTATTCGATAACCCGCCGAAGAAAAAAAAGGGCACAAGATTCAGAAGACATCCATTCAAAGACGGAAATCTTACGGTTACTCTATCGAATTATGATATTGAAGAAAAAACCAGCGACAAATTAAAGTGGCGCACTTCTGTTCAATATGGAACAGGCGAAGGTTTTCCTGTACAGAAGTTTTCGGATGGCAATTTCAAAAAGCTGGAAAAGATCATTATTGGCTTCGAGAACGGGACAGAGTTTATTGAAATGATAAACAATGGCTTTTCAAACAAAATCGCTGACGCCGAAAAATTGCAGTCGATGTATGAGAATCAAAAAAATCAAGGGAAATATCTTAATCCAGTCGAGTTGGTTGACGCAGTTGGCGAGATCATCAATTCATTTGAGCTAGAATCGCCAAATTATGAACAAAAAAGCAATTACCCTTTAATCTATAAAAAGATTGTGCCCAAAAAACAACTTATGGCTTTGTATGCAATTAAAAAAATCTGCTCTGTCGCAAATGGAGACAAAAAATGA
- a CDS encoding DUF559 domain-containing protein, which yields MTPAEKILWQEVRAKKLGVRFRQQQVIAGFIVDF from the coding sequence ATGACGCCTGCCGAGAAGATTCTGTGGCAGGAAGTCCGCGCGAAGAAGTTGGGAGTTCGATTTAGACAGCAACAGGTTATTGCGGGATTCATCGTTGATTTCTAA
- a CDS encoding BrnA antitoxin family protein yields MKKKPTSTKSQTDFVRLDKMKDEDIDYSDAPAITPEMFAKSIVRRGLKPRTKTQLTLRVDSDVLEWYKKQGRGYQTKINLLLRAYMQEHQR; encoded by the coding sequence ATGAAGAAGAAACCTACTTCAACGAAATCTCAAACTGATTTTGTTCGTCTCGACAAAATGAAGGACGAAGACATTGATTATTCCGACGCGCCAGCGATTACGCCTGAAATGTTTGCAAAGTCCATTGTGCGGCGCGGTCTAAAGCCGCGCACAAAAACGCAACTGACCTTGCGTGTGGATAGCGATGTATTGGAATGGTACAAAAAGCAGGGACGCGGCTATCAAACAAAAATCAATCTATTATTGCGCGCATACATGCAAGAACATCAGAGATAG
- a CDS encoding DEAD/DEAH box helicase has product MNISIDVNLHSFILKRRASELLENKRLKISFSRLQYSVDADDLLIPYQKETQIQTLQEILRILTKFDYDATLSSGAEKEVENYNREERSFADFASAARSIRNDEFDETPDLVKKFDNFQRTLKSRLARSLYPLQLLSAFHMAFAQNVCNFSVPGSGKTSIVYGAYAYLNSLPHEDPKYVDKLLVIGPISSFAPWENEYIDCFGKVVNSFRISGNNEVTRDGKLEHLYSSKPSELTLIFHGGVDNYLSDIIDFLKRNKTMVIVDEAHRIKNPEGVWGQSVTEISKHAVSRIVLTGTPVPNGYQDIYNLYKFIYPFRFKEILQFHYQNLEDMTKNSLPKSARVQRLKENISPFFIRIKKKDLNLPPIHEKIIPVNMNVIQREIYDFIESEYIPSFQKDNSATAKDVLNRARLIRLRQASTNPSLLFRPLQESLEEFDPDYKITQDADEYIGDSEFIEKVKNYPVRETPEKFLEILQLINSDILPRGEKVIVWTIFVQNAEELQLYLEKNKITSRLLIGKIEQAQREVTIEKFNNPDNLEFQVVIANPFSVAESISLHRGCHNAIYLERDYNCSNFLQSKDRIHRVGLSETQETNYYYFISKNSIDEVIDNRLRLKIERMEEIINDEIPLFNRIDNDDDTDIIKDLIVNYAKRT; this is encoded by the coding sequence ATGAATATATCCATTGATGTAAATCTGCACTCGTTCATATTAAAAAGACGAGCGTCCGAATTGCTTGAAAACAAGAGATTGAAAATCTCTTTTTCAAGACTTCAGTATTCTGTCGATGCTGATGATTTGCTGATTCCTTATCAAAAAGAAACCCAGATACAAACTTTGCAGGAAATATTAAGAATCCTGACCAAGTTTGATTATGATGCAACATTATCTAGTGGTGCGGAAAAGGAAGTCGAAAATTACAACAGAGAAGAGCGATCGTTTGCAGACTTTGCCAGCGCGGCAAGGTCTATACGTAATGATGAATTTGATGAAACCCCAGACCTAGTTAAGAAATTTGACAACTTTCAAAGAACGCTTAAAAGCAGATTGGCAAGATCATTGTATCCTTTGCAGCTACTTTCAGCTTTTCACATGGCTTTTGCCCAAAATGTCTGCAACTTCTCGGTTCCAGGATCTGGTAAAACATCAATAGTATACGGAGCATATGCCTATTTAAATAGTCTCCCCCATGAAGACCCCAAGTATGTTGACAAACTTCTTGTAATCGGTCCTATATCATCTTTTGCGCCTTGGGAGAATGAATATATTGACTGTTTTGGCAAAGTTGTGAATTCTTTTCGAATATCTGGGAATAACGAGGTAACGAGGGATGGCAAGTTGGAGCATTTATATTCTTCAAAGCCTTCTGAACTCACTTTAATATTTCATGGTGGTGTGGATAATTACCTATCAGATATTATTGACTTTCTGAAAAGAAACAAAACAATGGTAATAGTGGATGAGGCGCATAGGATAAAAAATCCAGAAGGCGTCTGGGGACAAAGTGTCACAGAAATATCTAAACATGCAGTATCGAGAATAGTCCTGACAGGGACACCTGTCCCGAATGGCTATCAGGACATTTACAACTTATATAAATTTATTTACCCATTCAGATTCAAAGAGATTCTCCAATTTCATTACCAAAATCTAGAGGACATGACCAAAAATAGTTTGCCAAAAAGCGCTAGGGTGCAAAGACTGAAAGAAAATATATCTCCTTTCTTCATTCGTATCAAAAAAAAGGATTTAAATCTTCCTCCAATTCATGAAAAAATAATACCCGTCAACATGAACGTGATACAAAGAGAAATTTATGATTTTATAGAGTCGGAGTATATTCCTTCGTTTCAAAAAGATAACTCGGCGACAGCGAAGGATGTTCTTAATAGAGCAAGGCTTATACGGCTACGGCAAGCATCTACAAACCCCTCATTACTGTTTAGACCTCTACAAGAATCTCTGGAAGAATTTGACCCAGACTATAAGATCACACAAGATGCAGATGAGTATATTGGCGATTCTGAATTCATTGAAAAGGTAAAAAATTACCCTGTCCGCGAAACACCAGAAAAGTTCTTAGAAATCCTTCAACTCATTAATTCGGACATTCTTCCCAGAGGAGAAAAGGTCATCGTTTGGACGATTTTTGTTCAGAACGCAGAAGAACTTCAACTTTACTTGGAAAAAAATAAAATAACATCACGTCTTCTTATTGGGAAAATTGAACAAGCGCAGAGAGAGGTGACAATTGAAAAATTCAACAATCCTGACAATCTTGAGTTTCAAGTCGTCATCGCCAATCCCTTTTCGGTAGCTGAGTCTATTTCGTTGCACAGAGGGTGCCACAACGCTATATATCTTGAAAGAGATTATAACTGCTCCAACTTTTTGCAGTCAAAAGATAGAATTCATAGGGTTGGATTATCTGAAACCCAAGAAACAAATTACTATTATTTCATTTCAAAAAATTCTATTGACGAAGTAATTGACAACCGCTTACGCTTGAAGATAGAAAGAATGGAAGAGATTATCAATGACGAGATTCCTTTGTTCAACAGGATAGACAACGACGATGACACAGACATCATAAAAGACCTGATTGTCAATTATGCTAAAAGAACTTAA
- a CDS encoding DUF3883 domain-containing protein produces MLKELKRYDNLGTPSYFFQLLKALNENSGAEWKLDDVNHLFYNRIVDDRKIFDGCVELAIKINLLFFQDGYLFIDKKLSDSLESETQMKDRFVEYLFKALVDDDDFHQIFNSKYLSYDIIYKSFQISNSAFGFKFSNFKQLLIDFDVIRYHPAPEIKHFIINSRFRKIFDKAVLPEIKRRKIGVDELERAMEEQQVYGEEAEKFVLAFEGKRLNGKDRIEWVAEYVANEGYDIASYNNNFDTEHNRFIEVKSYAGDKPYFYWSRNEFLVAKRRRDSYWLYLVNRDKVGNDEYVPLMLQDPYENVLNGSQWIVEVNKYKIEWSE; encoded by the coding sequence ATGCTAAAAGAACTTAAGCGTTACGATAATCTTGGCACACCATCTTATTTTTTCCAGCTACTAAAAGCCCTTAATGAAAACTCAGGGGCGGAGTGGAAATTAGATGATGTTAATCATTTGTTTTACAACAGAATCGTTGATGATAGGAAAATTTTTGATGGTTGCGTAGAACTGGCAATAAAAATCAACCTGCTATTTTTTCAAGACGGCTACTTATTCATTGACAAGAAACTCTCCGACTCATTAGAGAGCGAAACACAAATGAAGGATAGGTTTGTTGAATACCTGTTCAAGGCGCTCGTCGATGATGATGACTTTCATCAGATATTCAACTCTAAATATTTATCTTACGATATTATTTACAAATCATTTCAAATAAGTAATAGCGCATTTGGTTTTAAGTTCTCAAACTTCAAACAGTTGCTGATTGATTTTGATGTAATTAGATATCATCCTGCGCCAGAAATTAAACATTTCATAATTAATTCTCGGTTTAGAAAAATATTTGATAAAGCTGTCCTTCCTGAAATCAAAAGAAGAAAAATTGGGGTAGACGAGCTTGAAAGAGCAATGGAAGAGCAACAAGTATATGGAGAAGAAGCAGAGAAATTTGTTTTGGCATTTGAGGGAAAAAGATTGAATGGAAAAGACCGCATAGAATGGGTTGCTGAATATGTAGCAAATGAAGGCTATGATATTGCTTCATACAACAATAATTTCGATACTGAACATAATAGATTCATTGAAGTGAAATCGTATGCTGGCGATAAGCCGTATTTCTATTGGTCGAGAAATGAATTTTTGGTTGCCAAAAGAAGACGCGATAGTTATTGGTTGTATCTAGTTAATCGAGACAAGGTCGGCAACGATGAGTATGTTCCTCTAATGTTACAAGATCCTTATGAAAATGTTTTGAATGGCAGTCAATGGATTGTAGAGGTTAACAAATATAAAATAGAGTGGTCTGAGTGA
- a CDS encoding DUF559 domain-containing protein, with protein MTPAEKPRSVWQEVRAKKLGVRFRRQQDIAGFIVDFYCHKAALVVEVDGDVHDLQKEEDERREKVLHEMRLGIVRFENDEVVKSLSAVVNKIKAMISSES; from the coding sequence ATGACTCCTGCCGAGAAACCGCGAAGCGTGTGGCAGGAAGTACGCGCGAAGAAGTTGGGAGTTCGGTTTAGACGGCAACAAGACATCGCGGGGTTCATCGTGGACTTTTACTGTCACAAGGCGGCGTTGGTCGTTGAAGTTGATGGGGATGTCCACGATTTGCAGAAGGAGGAGGATGAGAGGCGGGAGAAAGTTTTACACGAGATGAGGTTGGGGATTGTCAGATTCGAGAATGATGAGGTGGTGAAGAGTCTGTCCGCGGTGGTGAACAAAATAAAAGCAATGATTTCGTCAGAGAGTTAA
- the rffA gene encoding dTDP-4-amino-4,6-dideoxygalactose transaminase, which produces MPIPFNRPTNVGNELEYIQQAVQSSHLAGDGNFTKKSHAILEEAMNVPKALLTTSCTHALEMSALLLDLKEGDEVIVPSFTFVSTINAFVLRGAKAVFADVRPDTLNLDESKLEALITPQTRAIVVVHYAGVGCEMDAIMEIANRHNIPVIEDNAHGLFGKYKGKDLGTFGVMATQSFHETKNLTSGEGGALLINDEKYFEDAEILREKGTNRSRFFRGQVDKYTWVNLGSSYLPSEILAAHLLAQLEKREEIQSARKRIWETYYKELADWAEENHVQMPFVPAHCEQTYHMFYMLFPNLEARTKAIAHLKERGIQAVFHYLPLHLSPMGEKYGGKAGDCPVTEQVSDQLIRLPFYTNMTEDEQKTVIAALKEFSV; this is translated from the coding sequence ATGCCCATTCCATTCAACCGACCCACCAACGTCGGCAACGAACTCGAATACATTCAGCAAGCCGTTCAATCGTCGCATCTTGCGGGCGATGGGAACTTCACTAAAAAGTCGCACGCGATCCTCGAAGAAGCGATGAACGTTCCCAAAGCGTTGCTCACCACCTCCTGCACGCATGCGCTGGAAATGTCCGCGCTGTTGTTGGATTTAAAAGAAGGGGATGAAGTCATCGTCCCTTCGTTCACATTCGTTTCGACGATCAACGCGTTCGTCCTGCGCGGCGCGAAAGCGGTCTTTGCCGACGTTCGACCTGACACGCTCAACCTCGACGAATCCAAGCTGGAGGCGTTGATCACGCCGCAGACGCGCGCCATCGTTGTCGTCCATTACGCAGGCGTCGGCTGTGAAATGGACGCGATCATGGAGATCGCGAACCGTCACAACATCCCCGTCATCGAAGACAACGCGCACGGACTGTTCGGCAAGTACAAAGGCAAAGACCTCGGCACGTTCGGCGTGATGGCGACGCAGTCCTTCCACGAGACGAAGAATCTCACGTCGGGAGAGGGAGGCGCGTTGCTGATCAACGACGAGAAATATTTTGAGGACGCCGAAATCCTGCGCGAAAAAGGGACGAACCGCAGTCGCTTCTTCCGCGGACAGGTGGATAAATACACGTGGGTGAATCTCGGTTCGAGTTATCTGCCCTCCGAAATTCTCGCGGCGCATTTGCTGGCGCAACTCGAGAAGCGCGAGGAGATTCAGTCCGCGCGAAAACGGATTTGGGAAACGTACTACAAGGAACTCGCCGACTGGGCGGAGGAGAACCACGTGCAGATGCCGTTCGTCCCCGCGCATTGCGAACAGACCTATCACATGTTCTACATGCTCTTCCCCAACCTCGAAGCGCGGACAAAAGCCATCGCTCACCTCAAAGAACGCGGCATTCAAGCGGTGTTCCATTATTTGCCGTTGCATCTCTCGCCGATGGGTGAGAAGTACGGCGGCAAAGCAGGCGATTGTCCCGTCACCGAACAGGTCAGCGACCAATTGATCCGCCTGCCGTTTTATACGAACATGACCGAAGATGAACAGAAGACCGTCATCGCCGCGTTGAAAGAATTTTCCGTTTGA
- a CDS encoding DUF5615 family PIN-like protein: MNFLLNMNVNRDMAAPLQQRGHVCRHAGDIGMSRSKDVEIVAEAKKTGETILTHDLDYGNLLAFSGESAPLVLILRVRDLRTDEIMSRFDIAWSEIESPLNEGAIVSLSDKSLRIRNLPIELE; the protein is encoded by the coding sequence ATGAACTTTCTGCTCAACATGAACGTCAATCGTGACATGGCCGCGCCGTTACAACAGCGCGGTCATGTTTGTCGTCATGCGGGCGATATAGGGATGTCGCGTTCAAAGGATGTTGAGATCGTTGCAGAAGCCAAAAAGACAGGCGAGACCATACTGACACATGATTTGGATTATGGAAATCTGCTGGCTTTTTCTGGCGAAAGCGCGCCCTTGGTGCTCATTTTGCGGGTACGAGATTTACGCACAGATGAGATTATGTCTCGTTTTGACATTGCCTGGAGTGAAATTGAATCTCCGTTGAACGAAGGCGCAATCGTTTCTCTTTCCGATAAAAGTCTACGGATAAGAAACCTGCCCATTGAGCTTGAATAG
- a CDS encoding DUF559 domain-containing protein: MTPAEKPRSVWHEVRAKKLGIRFRRQQVIAGFIVDFYCHKAALVVEVDGDIHDLQQEEDARREKVLTEMGLRIVRFGNDEVMRSLSAVVGRIREL, from the coding sequence ATGACGCCTGCCGAGAAACCGCGAAGCGTGTGGCACGAAGTCCGCGCGAAGAAGTTGGGGATTCGGTTTAGGAGGCAACAAGTCATCGCGGGATTCATTGTTGATTTTTACTGTCACAAGGCGGCGTTGGTTGTGGAGGTGGATGGGGATATACATGACCTGCAACAAGAGGAAGATGCCAGGCGGGAGAAAGTGTTGACTGAGATGGGGTTGAGGATTGTCAGATTCGGGAATGATGAGGTGATGAGGAGTTTGTCCGCGGTGGTGGGGAGAATCAGAGAGTTGTAG
- a CDS encoding BrnT family toxin, whose protein sequence is MRFEWDENKRLINIRKHGIDFADVPSIFELDTVTVIDERFEYGETRYQTLGLLKTRIIMVVHTESETVIRIISARKANKYEEETYFNEISN, encoded by the coding sequence ATGCGATTCGAATGGGACGAAAATAAGCGGCTGATCAACATTCGCAAACATGGCATTGACTTTGCCGACGTCCCTTCGATATTCGAACTCGATACCGTCACTGTCATTGACGAGCGCTTTGAATATGGCGAAACGCGCTATCAAACGCTTGGGTTGCTAAAGACCCGCATCATTATGGTTGTCCACACCGAATCTGAAACGGTTATCCGTATCATCTCCGCCCGAAAGGCAAACAAATATGAAGAAGAAACCTACTTCAACGAAATCTCAAACTGA
- a CDS encoding NYN domain-containing protein yields MKTNIYIDGFNLYYGCIKDTSYHWLDVSKMCGLLLPNDRIHKIKYFTALVSARPNDPDQPVRQQLFLRALQTIPNLEIILGTFLSHEVKMPLSPIGSGYAKVMKTEEKGSDVNIATHLLVDGFRNDYELAVVVSNDSDLLLPIQVVTQQFNKPVGLLNPQKHTSVALLPHVQFVKKIRGTVLKNSLFPDVLSDKDGQFSKPAGW; encoded by the coding sequence ATGAAAACAAACATCTACATTGACGGCTTCAACCTATACTATGGCTGTATCAAGGACACATCCTATCATTGGCTGGATGTGTCGAAAATGTGCGGTCTATTGCTCCCAAATGATCGAATCCACAAAATCAAATATTTCACAGCGCTCGTTTCCGCCCGCCCCAATGACCCTGACCAGCCTGTGCGCCAACAACTTTTCCTACGCGCCCTGCAAACCATCCCAAACCTTGAAATCATTCTTGGAACATTTTTATCTCACGAAGTAAAAATGCCGCTCTCGCCCATCGGAAGCGGCTATGCCAAAGTTATGAAGACGGAGGAAAAGGGTTCGGATGTCAATATTGCCACACATTTGTTGGTGGATGGTTTTAGAAACGATTACGAACTGGCGGTAGTGGTCTCGAATGATTCAGACTTACTCCTGCCGATTCAGGTCGTCACACAGCAATTCAATAAGCCTGTTGGTTTGCTCAACCCTCAAAAGCATACGAGTGTGGCGTTATTACCGCATGTTCAATTCGTCAAGAAAATTCGAGGAACGGTTCTCAAGAACAGTCTGTTCCCAGATGTGTTGAGTGATAAAGACGGACAATTCTCAAAGCCTGCGGGTTGGTAG
- the ettA gene encoding energy-dependent translational throttle protein EttA: MSNESLVIYSMNKVGRIVPPNKQILRDISLGFYYGAKIGVLGLNGAGKSTLLRIMAGVDNDYIGEISQSKGYTVGLLEQEPKLDETKTVIEVVKEAVAPIVEMLARFDEVNAKFAEPDADFDALVAEQAKLQDSLDKHDAWNLDSRLELAMDALRCPPSDSPINILSGGEKRRVALTRLLLTEPDILLLDEPTNHLDAESVAWLEHHLRDYKGTVIAVTHDRYFLDNVAGWILELDRGYGIPYKGNYSSWLEQKQERVRLEEKSESKRQKTLERELEWIRMSPKARQSKGQARVNAYEKLLDQEAEARRENLEIYIPPGPRLGDVVFEFDNVSKSYDDRLILDGFSATVPPGSIVGIVGPNGAGKTTLLKMITGKETPDSGSIKIGETVKLAYADQSRTLDADKTVYEEISQGADTLELGKRKINARAYCASFNFQGTDQQKKVGVLSGGERNRVHLAKTLTEGANVLLLDEPTNDLDVNTLRALEEALEEFAGVALVVSHDRWFLDRICTHLIVFEGDSVAKMYIGNWSDYEAFMQEKFGKDLTPHRVKYRTLKR, encoded by the coding sequence ATGTCAAACGAATCCCTCGTAATCTACTCCATGAACAAAGTGGGACGCATAGTCCCTCCCAACAAACAAATCCTGCGCGACATCTCGCTCGGCTTCTACTACGGCGCCAAGATCGGCGTGCTGGGGCTCAACGGCGCGGGCAAGTCCACGTTATTGCGCATCATGGCAGGCGTGGACAATGACTACATCGGCGAAATCTCGCAATCCAAAGGCTACACCGTCGGACTGCTCGAGCAGGAACCCAAACTCGATGAAACGAAAACAGTCATCGAGGTCGTGAAAGAAGCGGTCGCCCCCATCGTCGAAATGCTCGCCCGCTTCGACGAAGTCAACGCCAAGTTTGCCGAACCCGATGCCGACTTCGACGCGCTCGTCGCCGAACAAGCCAAACTGCAAGACTCGCTCGACAAACACGACGCGTGGAATCTCGACAGCCGACTCGAACTTGCGATGGACGCGTTGCGCTGTCCGCCGAGCGACTCGCCCATCAACATTTTATCGGGCGGAGAAAAGCGCCGCGTCGCCCTCACCCGACTCCTGCTCACCGAACCCGACATCCTCCTGCTCGACGAACCCACCAACCACCTCGACGCCGAATCGGTGGCGTGGCTCGAACATCACCTGCGCGACTACAAAGGCACCGTCATCGCCGTCACGCACGACCGCTACTTTTTGGACAACGTCGCGGGCTGGATCCTCGAACTCGATCGCGGCTACGGAATTCCGTACAAAGGAAATTATTCCTCGTGGCTCGAACAAAAACAGGAGCGCGTCCGCCTCGAAGAAAAATCCGAATCGAAACGACAGAAGACTCTCGAACGCGAACTCGAATGGATTCGCATGTCGCCCAAAGCGCGTCAATCGAAGGGACAAGCCCGCGTCAACGCCTACGAAAAATTATTGGATCAGGAAGCCGAAGCGCGCCGCGAAAATTTGGAGATATACATCCCGCCTGGTCCGCGCCTCGGTGACGTCGTCTTTGAATTTGATAACGTGAGTAAATCTTACGATGACCGCCTCATTCTCGACGGGTTTTCTGCTACAGTTCCCCCAGGCTCTATCGTCGGGATAGTGGGTCCGAACGGCGCGGGCAAGACGACTCTGCTGAAGATGATCACAGGCAAAGAGACTCCCGACAGCGGCTCGATCAAAATCGGCGAGACCGTCAAACTCGCCTACGCCGATCAATCGCGCACGCTCGACGCCGATAAAACCGTCTACGAAGAAATCTCGCAAGGCGCCGACACGCTCGAACTCGGTAAACGAAAAATCAACGCCCGCGCCTATTGCGCCTCCTTCAACTTTCAAGGCACAGACCAGCAAAAGAAAGTCGGCGTGTTATCAGGTGGCGAAAGGAATCGCGTCCACTTAGCCAAGACCCTCACCGAAGGCGCGAATGTTTTGCTCTTAGATGAACCCACCAACGATTTGGATGTCAACACCCTCCGCGCCCTCGAAGAAGCCCTCGAAGAATTCGCAGGCGTTGCCTTAGTCGTGAGTCATGACCGCTGGTTCCTCGACCGCATCTGCACCCACCTCATCGTCTTCGAAGGCGATTCCGTTGCAAAAATGTATATTGGGAATTGGTCTGATTACGAAGCATTCATGCAAGAAAAGTTCGGGAAAGACCTAACTCCCCATCGAGTGAAGTATCGAACGTTGAAACGCTAG